A window of the Emys orbicularis isolate rEmyOrb1 chromosome 1, rEmyOrb1.hap1, whole genome shotgun sequence genome harbors these coding sequences:
- the LOC135877232 gene encoding large ribosomal subunit protein eL32-like, whose amino-acid sequence MSALRPVVKPKIVKKRTKKFIRHQSDRYVKIKCNWRKPRGIDNRARRRFKGQILMPNIGYGSNRKTKHMLPTGFKKFLVHNVKELEVLMMSNKSYCAEIAHNVSSKNHKVIVEQAAQLAIKITNPNARLRSEENE is encoded by the coding sequence ATGTCTGCCCTCAGACCCGTGGTGAAACCTAAGATAGTCAAGAAGAGAACCAAGAAGTTCATTCGCCATCAGTCAGATCGCTATGTCAAGATCAAGTGCAACTGGCGTAAACCAAGAGGTATCGATAACAGAGCTCGCAGGAGGTTCAAGGGCCAAATCTTGATGCCCAACATTGGTTATGGTAGCAATAGAAAGACGAAACACATGCTGCCCACAGGATTCAAAAAGTTTCTGGTCCACAATGTCAAAGAACTTGAGGTGCTGATGATGAGTAACAAGTCTTATTGTGCAGAGATTGCTCACAACGTTTCCTCCAAGAACCACAAGGTAATTGTGGAACAAGCAGCTCAGCTTGCTATCAAGATCACCAATCCAAATGCCAGACTGCGCAGTGAGGAAAATGAATAA